The genomic region GAAGACGGATCTGGCGGTGATCCGCTTCCAGCCCGACCACGAGCTGACGATCGCCGCCCTCGGCAACTCGGACGCGCTCCGCGTGGGGGAATGGGCCATCGCCATCGGCAACCCCTTCGGGCTGGACCAGACCGTCACGGTGGGCGTCATCAGCGCCACGGGACGCTCGGACGTTGGCGTCGCCACGTACGAAAACTTCATCCAGACGGACGCCTCCATCAACCCGGGCAACTCCGGCGGGCCGCTCCTGAACGTCAAGGGCGAGGTCATCGGCATCAACACGGCGATCTTCTCGCAGAGCGGCGGATCCATCGGCATCGGCTTCGCCATCCCCATCAACATGGTCAGGCGCGTCGTGGACCAGCTCGTCGACAAGGGCAGGGTGGTGCGCGGATGGCTGGGTGTGTCGCTCCAGCCGCTGTCACCCGAGCTGGCCGAGTCACTCGGGGTTACGGAGAAGCAGGGGGCCCTGGTCGCCTCTACCGTGCCGGGCGGCCCGGCAGCGGCGGCCGGGCTCCAGCAGAACGACGTCATCCTCGCCTACGACCAGATGCGCGTCGAGGATTACCACCACGTCCAGCGGTTGACGGCGGAAACCAAGGCGGGCACCAAGGTCGTCCTGCAGGTGCTGCGCAAAAAGCAGAAGGTCGCGGTCACCGTCATCGTCGCCGAGGCGCCGGACGACGGCCCCCGGCGCCCGGCCGGCCCGACCCCGAAGAGCTAGCCCCGCCCCTAGGCTACGAAAGGTGGGATCGGCGGTATGTCCACCTGCTGGGTCTTGACCTCGCGCACGCCCCGGACCGAGCGCGCCACCTCCACCGCTTCATCCATCGCCGCCGTGCCCTCGAGGGTGACCAGCCCGCTCTTGGCCTCGACCGTGATGCGGTACCTCCGGGTCTCCGGGTTCGTGGCGAGCGCCACCTGGACCTGCGAGGCCAGGGACCGGTCGGCGACGAGCTGCTGCCCCGCGGGCGTCGTCTGGAGCTCCGGCCGCTGGAGCGCGCCGGCGACGAGCTCCACGGCGGCGTCGATCGACAGCTTCTCCGTGTTGAGCACGATGTCGTAGAGGGAGGGATCGCGCAGGTCCATCTCGTACAGGTAGCGCCCGCGCCCGAGCTTCTCCGTGTCGTCCCGCCGCGCCATGTCCTGCACCGTGCGGGGATTGGTGTGCTCGCCCATCTGCCCGGAGAGCTTCTTGGCGAGGCGCTTGACGCGCAGGTCGAAGGGCGCCATCACGCGGACGCGTACCACGTGCGGGATGCCCCGCAGCAGCCACTGCCCGGCGCGGCCCATCAGCACCACGCGGTCCTTCTCGGCGAACTCGAAGAGCGCCGTCTGCAGTATCGTGATGGTGCGCCGGGTCTCGGCGTCGAAGCGCTCGAAGAGCGAGGGCTTGGACTCGTCGAGGCTCGAGAGCTTCTCCTCCTGGACACCGTAACGCAGCGCGGCGTCCGAGATGAGCTCCTGGTCCACGTAGTGCAGGCCCAGCCGCTCGGCCACCTTCTGGCCGATCTCGGGGCCGCCCGCGCCGATCTCGTGGGAGACGGAGAGAATGCTCATGGCTGGTCACTCCTTCCGGTATTTGTTCCGGAGCGCGGCGGGCGCGATGGCGATGCGCTTGCCGCTGACGTCGTCCAGGACGTAGACCTCGTCGGCCAGGGTGCCGCTGGCGAAGACCTCGAAGACCTCCAAGGCCTCTTCCAGGGTCGTGCCCGCGGGCCGCCCCGCCATCATCGCTTCCACAGCCTCGCGCTTGAGTCGCATAGGAGTGGGCCACTCAGTACCAGGAAAGCCCCCCGAACGCAAGCGCCTCTGGCCGGGATCAGGCCTTGGCGAACGAGACAAAGAAGGAGCCGAACTCGACGGGCTCGAAGCAGTCCGGGATCTCTCCGTGCTTCCACGCGCCGGGGATCTTGACGACCCGGAACCCAGGCTTGCCGCCCCAGCGCCGCCGGAGGTCGGCCTCGCTGAAGACCCGGCAGTGGTCGGCGTAGCCGTGCACCGGACGGTAGTCGGGGATCGGGCCGCGGGCGCGAAACTCGTGCATCGGGACGACAAAACAGAAGCGCCCACCCGGCCGCAGGACGGTCAGGATGGAGCGGACGGTCGCGGCCACGTCGCGGACGTGCTCGAGGACCGCGAACGAGTACGCCAGGTCGAAGCGGCCGGGCTCGAAGTACTCGTGGACCTCCTCGGCCAGGCCCTGGCGGAACGACGCTGTCTTCCAGCGGTTGAGCTGCCGGGCGATCCGGACGTTGGTGAAGGACACCTCGACGCCGTCCACTTCGAGCGCCGGGTGGCGCGCGCAGAGGGCCATCGCCACGCCGCCCTCGCCGCTGCCGGCGTCGAGCACGCGCCGCGGCTTCACGGCGTCGACCTCGCGCTCGAGCTCCTGGAACTCCGGGTCGCGGCCGCGTCGCTCGATCATCTTGCGGGTCTTCTTCCCGGACAGCATGCGGATCCGCTTCTCCAGGAGCTTGAACCCCAGCTTCCAGCGGAGCCCCTTGTACTGCTGCTCCTGGGCAAGGACGTAGGCCTCGCGGCTTTGCAGGTGGCCGAGCCACGAGCGGATCCGCGCCGCCTGCTCGGCGTAGCGCGGGTCGGGTCTGGCGGCGTGCGCCGCCTCGACGATCTCCAGGGCGCCGTAGATGTTCTCGCGGTAGAGCTCGAAGCGCACGCTTTGGATGACGCCGTCCACGTCTGCGGCGTCGGGGACCGGCGCGGACCCGGCGGACTCGCTCATGGTCTGGGCGCTCCTTCGGCAATCATCATATCACTCCCCGCCCGGCCGGTCGGCGCCCCGCGGCTCGGCTGACGGATCGAGGCCGAAGGCCTCGGCCAGGAGCTGATAGGAGCGCAGGCGCGCTTTGAAGTCGAATGTGATGGCCACGATCATGAGCTCGGCCGCCCCGTACGCGCCCGCCAGGGCGAGGAGCCGGTCGCGCACCTGTTCGGGCGCGCCCGCGATGGTGCGCCGCCTCGCGTGGTGGACGATGGCCAACTCCTGCTCCGTGTACGGGTACGTCTCGGCCTCCTCGACCGACGGGAACGCGCCGGGGCGGCCCGTGTAGAGGCGTGTGATCCACAGGTCGCGGCTCTTCGCGAGCCGCT from Candidatus Methylomirabilota bacterium harbors:
- a CDS encoding Do family serine endopeptidase; its protein translation is MNRTLLPGTLVALLVAIAAGAGYVLHGVVPMPGERGATASRPAAGLTPAEGLQAGFAGVAEHVRPAVVNLGTIQKARAPRSPGPPPGREDPFFQDFFKQFFGPEGPGGGSEFRRPGLGSGVIFDKRGLVLTNFHVIKGADEITVKLSDKREYRGQILGTDPKTDLAVIRFQPDHELTIAALGNSDALRVGEWAIAIGNPFGLDQTVTVGVISATGRSDVGVATYENFIQTDASINPGNSGGPLLNVKGEVIGINTAIFSQSGGSIGIGFAIPINMVRRVVDQLVDKGRVVRGWLGVSLQPLSPELAESLGVTEKQGALVASTVPGGPAAAAGLQQNDVILAYDQMRVEDYHHVQRLTAETKAGTKVVLQVLRKKQKVAVTVIVAEAPDDGPRRPAGPTPKS
- a CDS encoding cytidylate kinase family protein, coding for MSILSVSHEIGAGGPEIGQKVAERLGLHYVDQELISDAALRYGVQEEKLSSLDESKPSLFERFDAETRRTITILQTALFEFAEKDRVVLMGRAGQWLLRGIPHVVRVRVMAPFDLRVKRLAKKLSGQMGEHTNPRTVQDMARRDDTEKLGRGRYLYEMDLRDPSLYDIVLNTEKLSIDAAVELVAGALQRPELQTTPAGQQLVADRSLASQVQVALATNPETRRYRITVEAKSGLVTLEGTAAMDEAVEVARSVRGVREVKTQQVDIPPIPPFVA
- a CDS encoding class I SAM-dependent methyltransferase, whose translation is MSESAGSAPVPDAADVDGVIQSVRFELYRENIYGALEIVEAAHAARPDPRYAEQAARIRSWLGHLQSREAYVLAQEQQYKGLRWKLGFKLLEKRIRMLSGKKTRKMIERRGRDPEFQELEREVDAVKPRRVLDAGSGEGGVAMALCARHPALEVDGVEVSFTNVRIARQLNRWKTASFRQGLAEEVHEYFEPGRFDLAYSFAVLEHVRDVAATVRSILTVLRPGGRFCFVVPMHEFRARGPIPDYRPVHGYADHCRVFSEADLRRRWGGKPGFRVVKIPGAWKHGEIPDCFEPVEFGSFFVSFAKA